The nucleotide window tagatagatggatagatggatagatagatagagttaCCAGAAACAAAGGTAATAGGAAAAAACATGTTTTGATAGTGTTACCACCATAAGAAGTTAACATGAATTGATGGCCGTTTAATGAAACTAATTTAGCACACGaatattttttttcacttctctagATTTGTTAATTTTGGGGGTTACAACTCTTGATTTGATCTGGCTTTCCAgcgttgtcgttgttgtttttaaatctacttttttgaaaagatttttggAATTTACTTTCTCTTTGTTGCCTGTAACTGGACCTGTATCATAGACTGGCAATGAAGCTTTCTGCCTCACTGAATCACTTTCACAGACTCTCTATTAAAACTGAGTTgggctctttctttccttcttgctttcCCTTACTCTTTCCACATGAGGACAAAGAACTCCTTTGAAGGAAGCCTACAGGGCTCAACATCTCATGAAAGACGATcgattatgttttttttttttttctccacaagtCCCATAAGGCATGAAGTCGCCAGACCAACATCATTATTTTGGGTCAGCTAGGTACAAATTTGAAATTGAGGTTCGTCAGAGTATGACTTCAAATATAGTAACTATATAGATTACTTGTGCTTAAGAGAAAAATGATATCTTAGATTTGAAATTCTCAATAACACATGTCCATTGCTTCTTCTCTTAATTTTAAGTCGCTCTCGGatagcaaaaataaatagtaagttcaataaaatatcaataaatgcTGTAGTTTGAAATAATGGTTTTCACATTCAAAGTTTTTGGTTATAGTAAAGGTGTGTTACAAACACATATACAATTATATCACACTTGATTGTAGTTTACAATTCTCAGGTAAGGGTAAAATCTACTTCTACTAAGGGAATACAAATGTTGGTTTAGTGCTTATCTTGATGTAGCAGACTTCTAGAAGATACCATGAAAGATTATcttacttaatttttattaaatatttaaatcactAAACCAGATACTAATGCACTCTTCTCTCATTAAAGATATGTAGATGatatttatatttgcatatataatattaatgtaaatttcatttatattttctatatattcaattataaatataaaatcaatatctAGATATTGATCTATAAAGAGTTAAACAAAATCTATAAAGAGTTAAGTAAAAATTCTAGAattggaaaaatataattaagataTATTAGTGACTCAGTAGACATCACCAAAAAGCAGAGAATAAATAAACTGGAAGATGAGACAAAAAAATACCCAAATTTAAGCACAGAAAGATGAAAAGTGTAAAGCACATACCGCAAAGATCCAATATGATTATGGTAACTGAAATCTCagaaggaaagaacagaaaaaaaaaagacttcgcCAAGTCAAAGACACAAAAATCTCTGCGAAATCTAGGAAAAATGATTTCTAATAATTTTCAATTCACACAGACATATCATAAGAAGACTTcagaaaacaaagagcaaaaaaaTTCTACCTGAATGAGCAAGATAAGATGTGTTACCTTCGAAACAGCAATAATAAGAGAGATGAATTTCAACAgaaagtacattaaaaaattaaaaatcctaaaatttccattagggaaaaaaaatcccttccaGTCCTGAGTTTCATATTCAATGAAAATATCTATCCCTACCTGTTCCCCAGCGTGCGCCGGCGGAGGCTCCTAGCCCTCGACTTCTGCCCGTCGCCCCAAGATGGCGGACACGATGAGGTGGCGCTGCGTCGGTTGCCCCTGAGGTGGCTGTGAGGACTAACGGTCGGCGAGGCTCCACAGCTGAGGCGGAAGACAGTCGTCTaaacaggaggaagaagaggaggcgGCCCCACACGATGAGGTGGCGCTGCGTCGGTTGCCCCTGAGGTGGCTGTGAGGACTAACGGTCGGCGAGGCTCCACAGTTGAGGCGGAAGACAGTCGTctgagcaggaggaagaagaggaggcgGCGCCACTGCGGCCGACTCTCGCTAGCCACCGGCTCGACACCGCCGCCACCAGGGGTCGGCCCCTCAGCAGCCCGCCCGCTGCCAGTCCCGGCTGCCGTCCCCAGCCGCCACCATGAAGCTGACCGACAGCGTGTTGCGGAGCTTCCGCGTCGCCAGGGTGTTCTGCGAAAACTCGGACAAGATTAACTGCTTCGATTTCAGCCCCAACGGCCAGACGGTCATCTCAAGCAGCAACGACGACTCCATCGTGCTCTATGACTGCCAGGAGGGCAAACCAAAGAGAACTCTGTACAGTAAGAAATACGGCGTGGACCTCATCAGATACACTCATGAGGCAAACACAGCTGTTTACAGCTCTAACAAAATAGACGACACTATTCGTTACTTGTCCTTGCATGACAACAAATACATCAGATACTTTCCTGGACATAGCAAAAGGGTGGTGGCCTTGTCCATGTCACCTGTGGATGACATTTTCATTTCTGGGTCTCTTGATAAGACCATTCGACTCTGGGATCTCCGGGCTCCTAACTGCCAGGGCCTCATGCATCTACAGGGGAAGCCAGTTTGTTCTTTTGATCCAGAAGGGTTAATTTTGGCTGCAGGTGTCAAGTCTGAGATGGTCAAACTTTACGACCTTCGTTCTTTTGATAAGGGGCCATTTACTACCTTTAAGATGCAGTGTAATCGAACTTGTGAATGGACAGGACTTAAATTCAGCAACGATGGCAAGGTCATCCTCATTTCCACCAATGGCAGCTTCATTTCTCTCATTGATGCGTTCAAAGGAGTGGTGATGCACACGTTTGAGGGTTATGCCAACAGCAAAGCTGTCACACTGGAGGCTTCATTTACTCCAGACTCTCAGTTTATTATGATTGGTTCAGAGGATGGCAAGATCCATgtctggaatggaaagagtggtATAAAAGTAGCTGTGTTGGATGGTAAACACACCGGCCCAATTACGTGTTTGCAATTCAACCCCAAGTTCATGACTTTTGCCAGCGCGTGTTCCAACATGGTCTTCTGGCTGCCCACCATTGATGACTCACCCTGATGCTGCTTGGCTATTTCTGTACAGTGAGGGCGGCCATAGGAAGAAACTCAGAGGGGTCTGAGATAATAGTGGGATTGGATCGTTTGACTGGGCTGGAGAGCATCATTTACATGGCCTTCTCATGGATGTGCTGTACATCtgctcaaaagaaaataattactttgCTGAGCATCTTCAAAAGGACTATGGTGCAACAGACTCAATTGGAACTCAGCTTTTCTAGCTGTCACTGCACCAAGCTCTGCTAGAGGAGTGACCAGACTCATGATTTGGGTATAGTGGGGCTCTCAAGACATCTTCAATTTGAATGTCTTCACTGGCTGCTGAGGAGCCAGTGAAGTCATCAGCTCTGCACATCCCTTCTCCTACCCCCCTAAATGTATGGAAAGCTACAGTCCTGGCTTTGAAATGCTAGAGCAGCTCAGTGCCCCTTGCCCTCACCTTGCATGTCTTGTTACTGGGTCTCCCTGTGTACTTGTGACATTATCCACAACCATCATGTTTACTAGGTGCCAAACATTTACAGAAATGTTTTCATGTTGGggtcagagaaagagacagatacaGAAGGACCTTGCTTGCAGGAAGCCATGAAGTTAGTCACTGCAATTAGTCATGTGAAGCTAGGTGGTTTGGCAGGCCTCAGGCTCTAGGTGCTGGATGGGAAAAAGCCCAAGGGCCTAAAAGGGAGGGTAAGGGGGTGGTAGCAGGTGAGTTCCTAGGGCTGGAAGGTTTAGCAGCAGCGTGGTGCAACGCCCTGTCATCAAGACAAACCCACAGTCCTCCTGGGTGCCTACCAAGCTTGGTTTGTACAAAAGCAAGGTTGGAGTCTATTTATGTACATGAGATAACATCACACTTTCCTGTGGGCCAGTATTGTGGAGTCTGAGTTCTTTACACTGATGCCTTCCCTGCCCACCACTAATTGTGTACATAGTTTTCCCTGCCCACCACAAATTGTGTACCTTTCCCCAGCTCCCAACCAGAAGCTAGTTCTAGGCCTGTGTTAGATTTAGCCTTTTAATATATGACCTttgatttctgttgtttgtatttTAGCCCAGTGTATGCACCTTCATTTAAATACATCTGTGTGCATAcagatatgtgtatatgtgtgtgcgtatgcATATATCTCTCTCATCTGTAATTTCTGAGAGTTCCGCTGAAGCAGATGGAGTCCTACAGCCCAGGAGACACATTGCATCCTTGCTAATAGTGTTCACCACTATTGGAAGACTGAATGAAGCAAAGCTTATAGTGTTTGCAGTTTCCATGGCAGCCAAGTGAAGGTCTTGGGATGACTCCCTGTGTTCCTCAAGCTGTACTTTGGGGCCCTCTCTGCAGTATTAACCCCTTTCTGCTTGGTGGTACTCTGTACCTGTGTGTGATAGTCACTTTTGCATggcttctgtgtctggcttgtgGCATTTAGGGATAGGGTGTTATAAAGTATATCAAACTCTTTATATGCTAAATTCTAAGGGAAATTTATCATATGACTTCTTACATAGGACACAATGAATGATATTATGGCCActgctttatttcatttgaaattaataaaCGTAACACAAGATTAAAGGGATACTTTATATCCATGAGTTCATTTATTTATACACAACATTACATTTGTCTTTTCATAATGTTtatttataaacacatatatgcacatgccatttttcaagtggaatggaaatattttcattgaCAATACCTGATAGTGAGGAAGTATTAAAAGGTAATTTCAGAACACTATTCCTTAttgttttaactttaaaaattataacc belongs to Pongo pygmaeus isolate AG05252 chromosome 2, NHGRI_mPonPyg2-v2.0_pri, whole genome shotgun sequence and includes:
- the LOC129033719 gene encoding WD repeat-containing protein 82-like, which translates into the protein MKLTDSVLRSFRVARVFCENSDKINCFDFSPNGQTVISSSNDDSIVLYDCQEGKPKRTLYSKKYGVDLIRYTHEANTAVYSSNKIDDTIRYLSLHDNKYIRYFPGHSKRVVALSMSPVDDIFISGSLDKTIRLWDLRAPNCQGLMHLQGKPVCSFDPEGLILAAGVKSEMVKLYDLRSFDKGPFTTFKMQCNRTCEWTGLKFSNDGKVILISTNGSFISLIDAFKGVVMHTFEGYANSKAVTLEASFTPDSQFIMIGSEDGKIHVWNGKSGIKVAVLDGKHTGPITCLQFNPKFMTFASACSNMVFWLPTIDDSP